Proteins from a single region of Oscillatoria sp. FACHB-1406:
- the adhE gene encoding bifunctional acetaldehyde-CoA/alcohol dehydrogenase, with product MSITNRQELELLIQSVKAAQEQYATFSQAQVDRIFKQASLAANAARIPLAKLAVQETGMGIVEDKVIKNHFASEYIYNKYKQEKTCGAIEEDKSFGIQKIAEPVGIIAGIIPVTNPTSTTFFKALIALKTRNAIIFSPHPRAKKCTAEAAKVVLEAAVAAGAPEGLIGWIDEPTVELSQALMQHPDIKLILATGGPAMVKAAYSSGHPSLGVGAGNTPAVIDESADIQTAVSSILLSKTFDNGMICASEQSVIVLDAVYDRVKQEFQDRGAYFLSPEQKQQVSCILLKDGHLNPAIVGQSVGQIAELAGIGLVCLEDVTKPRQRTETHNPLPCTLPKVLIGEVEEIGTSEPFSYEKLSPVLAMYRASDFQDAVAKAKKLVEFGGQGHTSVLYINPAYKSGIAEFENAMTTSRVLINTPSSQGAIGDLYNFKLDPSLTLGCGTWGGNTISENVTPHHLLNVKTVSERRENMLWFRIPPKIYFKYGCLPVALKDLAGKQRAFIVTDRPLFQMGVVDKITVVLDEMGIDYDVFHEVEPDPTLTNVNKGLELLRNYQPDVIIAIGGGSPMDAAKVMWLMYEHPEVEFEGLATRFMDIRKRVYELPTLGQKAMVVAIPTTSGTGSEVTPFAVITDDRAGIKYPLADYALTPHMAIVDPELVLHMPKKLTAYGGIDALTHALESYVSVLATEFTEGLALEAIALLFKYLPRSYQNGASDPEAREKVHYAATIAGMAFANAFLGVCHSMAHKLGSTFHVPHGLANALMISHVIRYNATDIPFKQAIFPQYKYPHAKERYAKIADYLQLGGDTPDEKVERLVDAIEELKHQLDIPNTVKETLSEDEQDFYNKVEGMAEQAFDDQCTGANPRYPLIQDLKELYTLAYLGCRTDAVLYHEPANI from the coding sequence ATGAGCATTACCAATCGTCAAGAACTCGAACTCTTAATTCAATCGGTTAAAGCCGCTCAAGAGCAGTACGCAACCTTTTCTCAAGCGCAAGTCGATCGCATCTTCAAACAAGCCTCGCTCGCGGCCAACGCCGCCCGCATTCCCCTTGCAAAGCTAGCCGTACAAGAAACGGGGATGGGAATCGTCGAAGATAAAGTCATCAAAAATCACTTTGCTTCGGAATATATTTACAACAAGTACAAACAGGAGAAAACTTGCGGTGCGATCGAAGAAGATAAATCCTTCGGCATTCAAAAGATCGCCGAACCCGTGGGAATTATCGCCGGGATTATTCCCGTGACTAATCCAACCTCGACCACCTTTTTTAAAGCTTTAATTGCCCTAAAAACGCGCAATGCAATCATCTTTTCGCCCCACCCCCGCGCTAAAAAATGCACGGCAGAAGCAGCCAAAGTGGTTTTAGAAGCAGCCGTTGCAGCGGGCGCGCCCGAAGGTTTAATCGGTTGGATTGACGAACCGACAGTAGAGTTATCGCAAGCATTAATGCAGCATCCCGATATTAAGTTAATTCTGGCAACGGGCGGCCCTGCAATGGTGAAAGCTGCCTATTCTTCGGGACATCCTTCTTTAGGTGTGGGGGCTGGAAATACGCCTGCTGTTATTGATGAAAGTGCCGACATTCAAACGGCGGTTAGCTCGATTTTGTTGAGCAAAACGTTTGATAATGGCATGATTTGTGCATCGGAACAATCGGTTATTGTTTTAGATGCAGTGTACGATCGCGTCAAACAAGAATTCCAGGATCGCGGGGCTTATTTCCTTTCCCCCGAACAGAAGCAACAAGTAAGCTGCATTCTGCTTAAGGATGGTCATCTCAACCCGGCAATTGTCGGGCAATCGGTGGGACAAATCGCCGAACTTGCAGGCATTGGTTTAGTCTGTCTCGAAGATGTTACCAAGCCGCGCCAGCGAACGGAAACGCACAATCCCCTTCCTTGTACGCTGCCGAAAGTTTTAATTGGCGAAGTGGAAGAAATCGGTACGAGCGAACCATTTTCCTACGAAAAATTATCGCCGGTTCTGGCAATGTACCGCGCTAGCGATTTCCAAGATGCGGTCGCGAAAGCGAAAAAATTAGTCGAATTCGGCGGACAAGGACATACATCGGTATTGTATATTAACCCCGCCTATAAATCGGGAATTGCTGAATTTGAAAACGCGATGACGACTTCGCGAGTTCTCATTAATACGCCTTCTTCTCAAGGCGCGATCGGAGATTTGTACAACTTTAAACTCGATCCTTCCTTAACCCTCGGTTGCGGGACTTGGGGCGGCAATACGATTTCAGAAAACGTTACGCCGCACCATTTACTGAACGTGAAAACCGTTTCGGAACGGCGGGAAAATATGCTCTGGTTCCGCATTCCGCCCAAGATTTATTTTAAATATGGGTGTTTGCCGGTAGCGTTGAAGGATTTAGCCGGAAAACAACGGGCTTTTATCGTTACAGATCGTCCTTTATTTCAAATGGGCGTAGTCGATAAAATTACCGTCGTTTTGGATGAAATGGGGATCGACTACGACGTATTCCATGAAGTCGAACCCGATCCGACTTTAACGAATGTTAATAAGGGCTTAGAATTACTGCGGAATTATCAACCCGATGTCATCATTGCCATTGGCGGCGGTTCGCCGATGGATGCAGCGAAGGTGATGTGGTTGATGTACGAACATCCAGAGGTGGAATTTGAAGGTTTGGCGACGCGATTTATGGATATTCGCAAGCGGGTTTACGAACTGCCAACCCTCGGACAAAAAGCGATGGTGGTGGCAATTCCGACGACTTCGGGAACGGGTTCGGAAGTTACGCCCTTTGCCGTGATTACCGACGATCGCGCCGGGATTAAATACCCCTTAGCCGATTATGCCCTAACGCCGCACATGGCGATCGTCGATCCGGAATTAGTGCTGCATATGCCGAAAAAATTAACCGCTTACGGCGGAATCGATGCGCTGACGCACGCGCTGGAATCCTACGTTTCGGTACTGGCGACGGAATTTACTGAAGGGTTGGCGTTGGAAGCGATCGCGCTGCTCTTTAAATACCTCCCGCGATCGTACCAGAACGGGGCTAGCGATCCCGAAGCGCGGGAAAAAGTTCACTACGCTGCCACGATTGCAGGGATGGCGTTTGCGAATGCGTTTTTGGGGGTTTGTCACTCGATGGCGCACAAACTCGGTTCTACTTTCCACGTTCCCCACGGGTTAGCGAATGCGCTGATGATTTCCCACGTCATCCGCTACAATGCAACGGATATTCCGTTTAAACAAGCGATTTTTCCGCAATATAAATACCCGCACGCAAAGGAACGCTATGCAAAAATTGCTGACTACTTGCAATTAGGCGGCGATACGCCCGATGAAAAAGTCGAACGGTTAGTCGATGCAATTGAGGAGTTAAAACATCAACTCGATATTCCCAATACGGTGAAAGAAACTTTGTCTGAAGACGAGCAAGATTTTTACAACAAAGTAGAAGGAATGGCAGAGCAAGCGTTCGACGATCAATGCACGGGTGCAAATCCTCGCTATCCTTTAATTCAGGATTTGAAGGAACTGTATACCCTCGCTTATTTGGGATGCCGTACAGATGCCGTATTGTATCATGAACCGGCGAATATCTAA
- a CDS encoding HNH endonuclease: MSEVVKKSSLKTLYRASDINRVWQASQNVQAIEHPERGFISPNEYRALYKGKPCPYCGQKMVHSQQLYSTTSKQEAIDRGYEYTDKLAGKVINQAGNTFFHPHYVTLDHKINKARCPEKMFEFSNLEVICWRCNQNKGDNNTFELQHNLDYLNALADEALTRYPLL, encoded by the coding sequence ATGAGTGAAGTTGTTAAAAAATCAAGCCTGAAAACTTTATATCGTGCCAGCGATATTAATCGAGTTTGGCAAGCCAGCCAAAATGTACAGGCGATCGAGCATCCCGAACGCGGTTTCATTAGTCCAAACGAGTATCGTGCATTGTATAAAGGTAAGCCCTGCCCTTATTGTGGTCAGAAGATGGTGCATAGTCAACAACTTTATAGCACCACTTCAAAGCAAGAAGCGATCGATCGAGGCTATGAATATACTGATAAGCTTGCTGGCAAGGTGATTAACCAAGCAGGCAATACTTTTTTTCATCCTCACTATGTGACGTTAGACCACAAAATTAATAAAGCTCGTTGTCCGGAAAAAATGTTTGAGTTTAGCAATTTAGAGGTTATCTGTTGGCGCTGCAATCAGAATAAGGGTGATAATAATACTTTTGAGTTGCAACATAATTTGGATTATTTAAATGCTTTAGCGGATGAGGCGCTAACACGCTATCCGCTTCTTTAA
- a CDS encoding serine/threonine-protein kinase, producing the protein MSYCLNPNCSHPHNPSPSQFCHACGSPLRLKERYRALRPIGQGGFGRTFLAVDEDKPSKPYCVIKQLLPQVQKQQSLEKAAQMFEREAVQLDILGRHEQIPDLMAYFFQGDRQYLVQEFIEGDDLAQELAANGSFSETQIRALLKDLLPVLEFVHQHQVVHRDIKPANIILRRSDERLFLVDFGAAKGVDADGSMQTGTAIGSMGYIPPEQALGRATYASDLYSLGVTCIHLLTGIAPSNLFDSYEGVWTWHGQLPNPVSEPLARVLDKMLHPIPSQRYQSARDVLSDVQKPYQLPDGTSNLDFEIERIRSQFVQPKPPKSSPPSPPPTITTANAIDLELEELRAEFFKNNGQKPS; encoded by the coding sequence ATGAGCTACTGTCTCAATCCCAATTGCTCTCATCCTCACAACCCCTCTCCCAGTCAATTTTGTCATGCCTGCGGCAGTCCTTTGCGCCTGAAAGAACGATATCGCGCGCTGCGCCCCATCGGACAAGGGGGATTTGGGCGAACCTTCCTCGCGGTTGATGAAGATAAACCTTCTAAACCCTACTGCGTTATCAAACAATTGTTACCGCAAGTCCAGAAGCAGCAATCGCTGGAAAAAGCGGCGCAAATGTTCGAGCGAGAGGCAGTCCAACTCGATATTTTAGGCAGACACGAGCAAATCCCCGATCTGATGGCGTATTTTTTTCAGGGCGATCGCCAATATTTAGTGCAAGAATTTATTGAAGGAGACGATCTCGCCCAAGAATTAGCCGCTAACGGTTCCTTTAGCGAAACGCAAATTCGCGCCCTACTCAAAGATTTATTGCCCGTCCTCGAGTTCGTCCACCAACATCAAGTCGTTCACCGCGATATTAAACCAGCTAATATTATTCTCCGACGTAGCGACGAACGACTGTTCCTGGTTGATTTTGGGGCAGCAAAGGGTGTAGATGCGGACGGTTCGATGCAAACGGGAACTGCGATTGGTTCGATGGGCTACATCCCGCCAGAACAAGCCCTCGGACGCGCGACTTATGCAAGCGATCTTTACAGTCTCGGCGTAACTTGCATTCACTTACTCACAGGTATCGCTCCTAGCAATCTCTTCGACTCTTACGAAGGCGTTTGGACTTGGCACGGTCAGCTTCCCAACCCCGTTAGCGAGCCTCTCGCTAGAGTCCTCGATAAAATGTTACACCCTATTCCGAGTCAGCGCTATCAATCGGCGAGAGATGTTCTCAGCGATGTCCAAAAGCCTTATCAATTGCCAGACGGTACGAGCAACTTAGATTTTGAGATCGAGCGAATTCGCAGTCAATTCGTGCAGCCGAAACCTCCAAAGTCTTCTCCGCCTTCGCCGCCTCCTACAATTACCACAGCTAACGCGATCGATCTAGAATTAGAAGAGTTGCGAGCAGAATTTTTTAAAAACAACGGTCAAAAACCTTCTTAA
- a CDS encoding bifunctional acetate--CoA ligase family protein/GNAT family N-acetyltransferase codes for MQSLTSSVSDPASDLLRSEHRPLDAIFAPKSVAVIGATERQGSVGRIVLWNLISNSFGGTVYPVNPKRHSVLGIKAYPSIAEIPEQVDLVAIAIPAASVPGTIQECVDAGVKGAIVLSAGFKEIGLQGVELERQIKEQLSRSSMRLIGPNCLGVINPIAGLNATFANAMPAPGNVGFISQSGALCSAILDWSFRENVGFSSFISIGSMLDVNWGDLIYYLGDDPNTHSIVIYMESIGDARSFLSAAREVALTKPIVVLKTGRTEAAAQAATSHTGALAGSDAVLDAAFRRCGVLRVDTISELFDIAEVLAKQPRPKGPRLTIITNAGGPGVLATDALLKDGGELAHLSEKSIASLNEQLPLFWSHHNPIDILGDADPDRYQKALEIAAKDPESDGLLVILTPQAMTDPTQTAQRLKTWVENQPSQRAKKPIIASWMGDTDINDGELLLNQAKIPTYRFPDTAARVFSYLWKYSYNLRGIYETPILASDREAEIGDPAGIRVAARAVVDTIIDRARQAGRTLLTEVESKQILAAYSIPVVPTSLAASEEEAVNCAEVLGYPVVLKLFSQTITHKTDVGGVQLNLVDAEAVRRAYQTIESSVAATVGTEHFLGVTVQPMVKLSGYELIIGSSLDPQFGSVLLFGSGGQLVEVFQDRAIALPPLTSTLARRLMEQTHIYKALQGTRGKPAVDLAALEQLLVRFSQLVAEQRWIKEIDINPLLASPVDSANPNPSSLLALDARIVLHDASLSEDKLPKLAIRPYPVQYVSQWKFDDGMEVTFRPIRPEDEPLIVRFHETLSEQSVYLRYFHLLKLSQRTAHERMTRICFVDYDREMAMVVDYKNPETGTHEILAAGRLSKLHGTREAEFAMMVSDRVQCRGLGTELLRRLLEMGRDEQLERVTAEILSDNLGMQHVCRKLGFEILPTQVPSVVKAAIEF; via the coding sequence ATGCAATCTCTGACATCCTCTGTTTCTGACCCTGCATCCGACCTTTTACGCTCCGAACATCGCCCGCTGGATGCCATTTTTGCGCCCAAATCCGTCGCCGTTATCGGTGCGACGGAGCGCCAGGGCAGCGTCGGACGTATTGTATTATGGAACCTGATTTCCAATTCCTTCGGCGGGACGGTGTATCCCGTCAATCCCAAACGGCATAGCGTACTGGGGATCAAGGCTTATCCCAGCATTGCCGAGATTCCCGAACAAGTCGATCTCGTCGCGATCGCGATCCCGGCTGCCTCAGTCCCCGGTACAATTCAAGAATGCGTCGATGCAGGCGTAAAAGGCGCGATCGTCCTCTCGGCAGGATTCAAAGAAATCGGCCTCCAAGGAGTCGAACTCGAGCGGCAAATCAAAGAACAACTCAGCCGCAGTTCGATGCGCTTAATCGGCCCTAATTGTCTGGGAGTTATTAACCCGATCGCGGGCTTAAATGCTACCTTTGCCAACGCCATGCCCGCTCCCGGTAATGTCGGCTTTATCAGTCAAAGCGGCGCGCTTTGTTCGGCTATTTTAGACTGGAGTTTCCGCGAAAATGTCGGCTTTAGCTCCTTCATTTCCATCGGTTCGATGCTCGATGTCAATTGGGGCGACTTGATTTATTACCTGGGGGACGATCCCAATACCCATAGCATTGTCATTTACATGGAATCGATTGGCGATGCGCGTTCCTTCCTTTCCGCCGCGCGAGAAGTTGCGCTGACTAAGCCCATCGTCGTGCTGAAAACGGGGCGTACCGAAGCGGCGGCCCAGGCGGCAACGTCCCACACCGGCGCGCTAGCGGGAAGCGATGCGGTACTGGATGCAGCATTTCGTCGCTGCGGCGTGCTGCGCGTCGATACCATTTCCGAACTGTTCGATATTGCCGAAGTGTTAGCCAAACAGCCGCGCCCGAAAGGCCCGCGCCTGACGATTATTACCAATGCTGGCGGCCCGGGCGTTCTAGCGACCGATGCGTTACTCAAAGATGGCGGCGAACTAGCGCACCTATCCGAGAAGTCGATCGCGTCCCTCAACGAACAGCTACCGCTGTTTTGGAGCCATCACAACCCCATCGATATCTTAGGCGATGCCGACCCCGATCGCTACCAAAAAGCCCTGGAAATCGCCGCAAAAGACCCGGAGAGCGACGGTTTGCTGGTCATTCTCACCCCCCAAGCGATGACCGATCCCACTCAAACCGCCCAACGCTTGAAAACTTGGGTGGAAAATCAACCGTCGCAGCGCGCCAAAAAACCGATTATCGCCAGTTGGATGGGCGATACGGATATTAACGACGGTGAATTGCTGCTCAATCAAGCTAAGATTCCTACCTATCGCTTTCCCGATACGGCGGCGCGCGTGTTTAGCTATCTGTGGAAGTATAGCTACAACCTGCGCGGAATTTACGAAACGCCGATCTTAGCAAGCGATAGGGAAGCTGAAATCGGCGATCCCGCAGGGATCCGCGTAGCGGCACGCGCGGTTGTCGATACCATTATCGATCGCGCGCGCCAAGCTGGGCGAACCCTCCTCACTGAAGTCGAATCCAAGCAAATCCTCGCCGCCTACAGCATTCCTGTCGTTCCGACTTCGCTCGCCGCTAGCGAAGAAGAAGCGGTAAACTGTGCGGAAGTGTTGGGCTATCCCGTCGTTCTCAAGCTCTTTTCCCAAACCATTACCCATAAAACCGATGTTGGCGGCGTACAACTCAATTTAGTCGATGCAGAAGCCGTGCGGCGCGCCTACCAAACCATCGAATCCTCTGTCGCCGCCACCGTCGGAACCGAGCATTTTTTAGGCGTAACGGTGCAACCAATGGTGAAACTTTCGGGCTATGAATTGATTATCGGCAGCAGTTTGGATCCGCAGTTCGGCTCGGTGCTGCTGTTCGGTTCTGGGGGACAATTAGTAGAAGTGTTCCAAGATCGCGCGATCGCATTACCGCCCCTCACCTCCACCTTAGCGCGGCGTTTAATGGAACAAACGCATATATACAAAGCGCTGCAAGGAACGCGGGGCAAACCTGCGGTGGATCTCGCCGCCCTCGAACAGTTGCTGGTGCGCTTCAGTCAACTCGTCGCCGAACAACGCTGGATTAAGGAGATCGACATTAATCCGCTTTTGGCTTCTCCTGTCGATAGCGCCAACCCCAATCCTTCCAGCCTTCTGGCGTTGGATGCTCGCATTGTCCTGCACGATGCTAGCCTCAGCGAAGATAAACTGCCGAAATTGGCGATTCGTCCTTATCCGGTGCAGTATGTTTCCCAGTGGAAGTTTGACGATGGGATGGAAGTGACGTTTCGCCCGATTCGTCCTGAAGACGAACCGTTAATCGTTCGCTTTCACGAAACTCTATCCGAGCAAAGCGTTTATCTGCGCTACTTCCATTTGCTCAAACTCAGTCAGCGCACCGCCCACGAACGCATGACGCGGATTTGCTTCGTCGATTACGATCGCGAAATGGCAATGGTAGTCGATTACAAAAATCCGGAAACGGGAACCCACGAAATTTTAGCGGCAGGGCGTTTGAGCAAGTTGCACGGCACGCGAGAGGCAGAATTTGCGATGATGGTGAGCGATCGCGTTCAATGTCGCGGTTTGGGGACGGAGTTATTGCGGCGGCTGCTGGAAATGGGGCGAGACGAGCAACTCGAGCGCGTAACCGCAGAGATTCTCTCGGATAATCTGGGAATGCAGCACGTTTGTCGGAAACTCGGTTTTGAAATCTTACCGACGCAGGTTCCCTCCGTGGTGAAGGCCGCGATCGAATTTTAA
- a CDS encoding antibiotic biosynthesis monooxygenase — protein sequence MKQPENQARFIELFREALVMVSGQSGLISTHAHRSLDGWRCINFGHWRSLEAYTAMDTNRPFSPLFGEMLDLAENEYQKSLHEVVFTT from the coding sequence ATGAAGCAGCCCGAAAATCAAGCTCGATTCATTGAGTTATTTCGTGAGGCGCTAGTTATGGTTTCAGGACAATCAGGGTTGATTTCGACTCATGCACATCGCAGCTTAGACGGTTGGCGTTGTATTAATTTTGGGCATTGGCGATCGCTGGAAGCCTATACAGCAATGGATACGAATCGACCCTTTTCACCCCTCTTTGGTGAAATGCTCGATCTGGCAGAAAACGAGTATCAGAAGAGTTTGCACGAAGTTGTATTTACGACTTGA
- the pflA gene encoding pyruvate formate-lyase-activating protein, protein MQVSTTPLPHPTAVRGYIHSFESCGTVDGPGIRFVIFTAGCPLRCLYCANPDSRYMKNGKVMSVDELIPEIQKYTTYMRTSGGGVTVSGGEPLYQPHFVAEIFRRCKALGIHTALDTSGHCELHLAKAVLEYTDLVLLDIKSFDRALFEKVTSVNLEPTLEMARYLDEIGKPTWIRFVLVPGLTDAADNVCGLADFVATLNNVEKVEVLPFHKMGEYKWEQLGYDYQLQQVEPPTRSQIEVVLDIFHSRGINAV, encoded by the coding sequence ATGCAAGTCTCAACAACCCCTCTTCCGCATCCTACTGCCGTTCGCGGCTATATCCACTCTTTTGAAAGCTGCGGTACTGTCGATGGCCCGGGCATTCGCTTTGTCATCTTTACCGCTGGTTGTCCCCTGCGATGTCTTTATTGCGCCAATCCCGACAGTCGTTACATGAAAAACGGCAAGGTGATGTCGGTGGACGAGTTAATTCCGGAGATTCAGAAATACACGACTTACATGAGAACCTCTGGGGGCGGCGTTACCGTCAGCGGTGGCGAACCACTCTATCAACCCCATTTTGTCGCAGAAATCTTTAGGCGCTGCAAGGCGTTGGGGATTCATACCGCCCTCGATACTTCCGGACATTGCGAGTTGCATTTAGCGAAAGCGGTTCTCGAGTATACCGATCTCGTCCTCCTCGATATTAAATCTTTCGATCGCGCCCTGTTTGAGAAAGTGACGAGCGTTAATCTCGAACCCACCCTAGAAATGGCGCGTTACCTCGATGAAATCGGCAAACCGACTTGGATTCGCTTTGTTCTCGTTCCCGGTTTAACCGACGCTGCGGACAATGTTTGCGGGTTAGCCGATTTTGTGGCGACGCTGAACAATGTAGAAAAAGTGGAAGTTTTACCGTTCCATAAAATGGGCGAGTATAAGTGGGAACAGTTAGGTTATGACTACCAACTCCAGCAAGTCGAACCGCCGACGCGATCGCAAATTGAAGTCGTTCTCGATATTTTCCACAGTCGAGGCATTAACGCAGTTTAA
- the pyrR gene encoding bifunctional pyr operon transcriptional regulator/uracil phosphoribosyltransferase PyrR — MPAKIIEILSAEEIRRTLNRIASQVVEKFDEPTKLVLLGIHTRGVPLARAIAAQIELLEGIKIPVGAIDITLYRDDLDRVGMRTPAKTQIPFDLTDKVVILVDDVIFKGRTARAALNAVLEYGRPEIIGLTVLIDRGHRQLPIHPDFIGKQLPTAAEEKVKVYLQESDGRDAVELIRADFDEE, encoded by the coding sequence ATGCCAGCTAAAATTATTGAAATTCTCTCGGCTGAAGAAATTCGCAGAACCTTGAATCGGATTGCGTCGCAAGTTGTGGAAAAATTCGACGAGCCGACTAAGTTGGTTTTGCTCGGTATTCATACGCGCGGCGTTCCCCTCGCTCGCGCGATCGCGGCTCAAATCGAACTGCTTGAAGGCATTAAAATTCCCGTTGGCGCGATCGATATTACCCTTTATCGAGACGATCTCGATCGCGTCGGAATGCGAACCCCCGCCAAAACTCAAATTCCCTTCGACTTGACCGATAAAGTTGTCATTTTAGTCGATGATGTTATTTTTAAAGGACGCACTGCTAGAGCCGCCCTCAATGCCGTTTTAGAATACGGACGACCCGAAATTATCGGTTTGACTGTTTTAATCGATCGCGGCCATCGCCAACTGCCCATTCACCCCGATTTTATCGGCAAACAACTGCCAACAGCAGCCGAAGAAAAAGTGAAGGTATACTTGCAAGAAAGCGACGGACGCGATGCCGTAGAATTAATTCGCGCCGACTTCGATGAAGAATGA
- the hcp gene encoding hydroxylamine reductase, translating to MFCEQCEQTASGNGCHQWGACGKSPEVNAVQDLSMYVLRGLAPVALRARELGISTTEVDRFTCEAIFATMTNVNFDRDRFSNDIRRAIAYREDIKAQIQQAGAPETWLPISCYEPDYNESLVSQGQEISLQFLSQGQGNVDIFSLKLTVLYGIKGVASYAFHAMEMGQEDGAVYQFIYEALAALERQNITLNGWVAIALKVGEINLRTMELLDAGHTSTYGHPTPTPVPLNHKTGKAILVSGHDIPQLEAILTQTVGKGITVYTHGELLPAHGYPRLKETYPHLHGHYGTAWQNQTKDFAKFPGAIIITTNCLMPPHDNYEHKLFSVGPVGYPGLNAIPMGADGHPDFTPAINKALELPGFTEEDAPRQVMTGFARNAVLGVADKVIEAVKAGQIRHFFLVGGCDGAKPDRNYYTEFVEKVPEDCIVLTLACGKFRFFDKDLGNIGGIPRLLDVGQCNDAYSAIQIAIALANAFGVGVNELPLSMILSWYEQKAVAVLLTLLYLGIQDIRLGPTLPAFISPNVMSLLSQTYKLKPIATPDEDLAACLAKG from the coding sequence ATGTTTTGCGAACAATGCGAACAAACCGCCAGCGGTAACGGATGCCATCAGTGGGGCGCTTGTGGTAAAAGTCCGGAGGTGAATGCAGTACAAGATTTGTCGATGTACGTGCTGCGCGGACTCGCTCCGGTGGCGCTGCGCGCTCGCGAACTGGGAATTTCGACAACAGAGGTCGATCGCTTTACTTGCGAGGCAATCTTTGCGACGATGACCAATGTAAACTTCGATCGCGATCGCTTCAGTAACGACATTCGCCGCGCCATCGCCTATCGCGAAGATATTAAAGCACAAATTCAGCAAGCGGGCGCGCCCGAAACTTGGTTGCCCATTTCTTGCTACGAACCGGATTACAATGAAAGCTTAGTCAGCCAAGGTCAAGAGATCTCCCTGCAATTCCTCAGCCAAGGGCAAGGCAACGTCGATATCTTTTCCCTCAAACTGACGGTATTGTACGGCATTAAAGGCGTTGCTTCCTATGCGTTCCACGCGATGGAAATGGGGCAGGAAGATGGGGCGGTTTATCAATTCATTTACGAAGCTCTCGCTGCCTTAGAACGCCAAAATATAACTCTAAATGGTTGGGTTGCGATCGCTCTCAAAGTCGGCGAAATTAACCTGCGAACGATGGAACTTTTGGATGCGGGACACACCTCAACCTACGGACATCCTACCCCAACTCCCGTTCCCCTCAACCATAAAACGGGTAAAGCAATCCTCGTCTCCGGACACGATATTCCCCAACTCGAAGCCATCCTCACACAAACGGTAGGGAAAGGCATTACCGTTTACACCCACGGTGAATTATTGCCCGCCCACGGATACCCGCGCTTGAAAGAAACTTATCCCCATCTACACGGACATTACGGTACGGCGTGGCAAAATCAAACTAAAGATTTCGCAAAATTCCCCGGCGCAATTATTATCACGACAAATTGCTTGATGCCGCCCCACGATAATTACGAGCATAAACTCTTTAGCGTCGGGCCGGTGGGCTATCCGGGATTGAATGCAATTCCGATGGGTGCAGATGGACATCCCGACTTTACACCTGCAATTAATAAAGCATTGGAATTGCCAGGATTTACCGAAGAAGACGCACCGCGACAAGTGATGACGGGTTTTGCTCGCAATGCGGTGTTAGGGGTTGCAGATAAAGTGATTGAAGCGGTAAAAGCGGGGCAGATTCGCCATTTCTTCCTCGTAGGCGGTTGCGACGGCGCGAAACCCGATCGCAATTATTATACGGAATTTGTCGAAAAAGTCCCCGAAGATTGCATCGTGTTAACCCTCGCTTGCGGTAAATTCCGCTTCTTCGATAAAGATTTGGGCAACATTGGCGGCATTCCACGCCTGCTAGATGTGGGACAATGTAACGATGCTTATTCGGCCATTCAAATCGCGATCGCGCTAGCCAATGCTTTCGGTGTTGGCGTAAACGAACTGCCCCTGTCGATGATTCTTTCTTGGTACGAACAAAAAGCCGTCGCCGTATTATTAACGCTGCTGTATTTAGGGATACAAGATATCCGTTTGGGGCCGACTTTACCCGCCTTTATTTCCCCTAACGTGATGAGTTTGCTCTCACAAACCTATAAACTTAAACCGATTGCAACTCCCGATGAAGATTTAGCCGCTTGCTTGGCGAAAGGTTAA